The proteins below are encoded in one region of Rhodoluna lacicola:
- a CDS encoding ABC transporter permease, with product MNKLIKQIFNPSALVTVLAVLASFIIGGLLIAFANENVQTAAGYLFARPADFFLAVWNSVFGAYDALFRGSIFNYKALDTIGMIKPLTETLSYATPITLAGLGMAVAFRSGLFNIGGTGQIIFGAMGAAWVGFSFDLPAYIHLPLAVFAGVVASALFGGFVGFLKAATGANEVIVTIMMNYIAGLLLFYVLTTPLFQAPGATNPISPEIVESAKYWRFMGDNFRINASFFVMLAMVATVWWLLNRSSVGFQFRALGHNPNAAKVAGINIGFNYILVMAISGALAGLAGTSQVLGAEKFLTPSVAASFGFDAITVALLGRSKPLGVLAAGILFGALRAGAVIMQANQKVPIDIVLIVQSLVVLFIAAPPLVRLMFGLRDPEKKSAKKAVKPESKGVAA from the coding sequence ATGAACAAATTAATCAAGCAGATATTCAATCCCAGCGCGCTGGTCACGGTGCTAGCGGTATTGGCTTCGTTCATCATCGGTGGTTTGTTGATCGCCTTTGCCAATGAAAATGTTCAAACAGCGGCCGGCTACCTGTTCGCAAGACCGGCGGATTTCTTTTTAGCGGTTTGGAACTCGGTGTTTGGTGCTTACGACGCACTGTTCCGCGGTTCGATTTTCAACTACAAAGCTCTCGACACCATCGGCATGATCAAGCCACTCACCGAGACCCTGTCTTATGCAACACCCATAACCCTTGCGGGTCTGGGCATGGCAGTTGCCTTCCGCTCGGGGCTTTTCAACATCGGTGGAACCGGCCAGATTATTTTTGGTGCCATGGGGGCGGCTTGGGTTGGCTTCAGCTTTGACCTGCCGGCATACATTCACCTGCCACTCGCGGTTTTCGCCGGCGTAGTTGCCTCGGCGCTCTTTGGTGGATTTGTTGGATTTTTGAAGGCTGCCACCGGGGCCAATGAAGTAATCGTCACCATCATGATGAACTACATCGCCGGATTGCTGCTCTTCTATGTTTTGACTACTCCGCTTTTTCAGGCACCCGGAGCCACAAACCCGATCTCACCAGAGATTGTTGAAAGCGCAAAATACTGGCGCTTCATGGGTGATAACTTCCGCATTAATGCTTCGTTCTTTGTGATGCTTGCGATGGTGGCAACCGTGTGGTGGTTGCTGAACCGTTCATCGGTTGGATTCCAGTTCCGTGCGCTTGGACACAACCCAAATGCAGCAAAAGTTGCCGGAATCAACATTGGCTTCAACTACATCTTGGTGATGGCAATCTCTGGAGCACTGGCCGGCCTGGCTGGAACCTCGCAGGTGCTTGGCGCCGAAAAATTTTTGACTCCAAGTGTTGCCGCCAGCTTTGGCTTTGATGCCATCACGGTTGCGCTGCTTGGCAGATCAAAACCACTTGGTGTTTTGGCCGCTGGAATATTGTTTGGTGCACTTCGTGCCGGAGCGGTAATTATGCAGGCAAACCAAAAAGTGCCAATCGACATCGTCTTGATCGTGCAGTCACTGGTGGTGCTGTTCATCGCCGCGCCTCCACTGGTGCGATTGATGTTTGGTTTGCGGGATCCAGAAAAGAAGTCAGCTAAGAAAGCTGTTAAGCCTGAGTCAAAGGGAGTTGCAGCATAA
- a CDS encoding ABC transporter ATP-binding protein, translating into MKLELRGITKRFGAMTANDNVNLVAEPGQIHCLLGENGAGKSTLMNVLYGLYQADGGEILIDDKVVKFAGPGDAMAAGIGMVHQHFMLIPVFTVAENVILGHEPTKFGGLLDLETARKQVREISDRFGFEVDPDAIVGDLPVGVQQRVEIIKALMGDAQVLVFDEPTAVLTPQETDELMAIMKQLRSEGKAIVFITHKLREVKEVADKITVIRLGKIVGEASPKSSANELASMMVGRAVDLDVEKGVAKPGKATFKITNLSAWNHAGTKVLDDVNLEIHEGEILVIAGVQGNGQTELTEAIIGMHGKTAGSIELDGKELIGKNVKQVLDLGVGFVPEDRTEDGLVAEFTIAENLMLDRSDRKPFAKGISLQLDFLKKFAQEKLKQFDIRAQGIDSTASQLSGGNQQKVVLARELSRELRLLVASQPTRGLDVGSIEFVHEQIVATRDAGIPVLIVATELDEATQLGDRIAVMYRGKVVGVVPSNTSRSVLGQMMAGISA; encoded by the coding sequence ATGAAGCTGGAACTCCGAGGCATCACCAAGCGCTTTGGTGCGATGACTGCCAACGATAATGTCAACCTGGTTGCAGAGCCGGGGCAAATCCACTGCCTGCTTGGCGAAAACGGTGCCGGCAAGTCAACCCTGATGAACGTGCTTTACGGCTTGTACCAGGCCGACGGCGGAGAAATTTTGATTGACGATAAGGTCGTTAAATTTGCCGGACCCGGTGATGCCATGGCCGCGGGAATTGGCATGGTCCACCAGCACTTCATGCTTATTCCGGTTTTTACCGTTGCCGAAAATGTGATTCTTGGTCATGAGCCAACCAAGTTTGGTGGCCTGCTTGATCTTGAAACCGCGCGCAAGCAGGTTCGTGAAATTTCTGACCGCTTTGGTTTTGAAGTAGACCCCGATGCAATCGTTGGTGACCTACCGGTTGGTGTTCAGCAGCGCGTAGAAATCATCAAGGCCCTGATGGGTGATGCCCAGGTTTTGGTATTTGATGAGCCAACTGCGGTGCTGACACCGCAGGAAACCGACGAGTTGATGGCAATCATGAAGCAATTGCGCAGCGAGGGCAAAGCAATTGTGTTCATCACCCACAAGCTTCGCGAAGTAAAAGAAGTTGCCGACAAGATCACAGTGATTCGCCTTGGCAAGATTGTTGGCGAGGCAAGCCCTAAGTCATCTGCAAATGAACTGGCCTCAATGATGGTGGGACGAGCCGTTGATCTTGATGTTGAAAAGGGTGTGGCCAAACCAGGTAAGGCAACATTCAAAATTACAAATCTTTCAGCCTGGAATCACGCCGGCACCAAGGTGCTCGACGATGTGAATCTTGAAATTCACGAGGGCGAGATTCTAGTTATCGCCGGTGTGCAGGGCAATGGTCAAACTGAGCTGACCGAAGCAATCATTGGAATGCACGGTAAGACCGCAGGCTCGATTGAGCTGGATGGCAAAGAGCTAATCGGCAAGAACGTGAAACAGGTTTTGGACTTGGGTGTAGGTTTTGTGCCCGAGGACCGAACCGAGGATGGCCTGGTTGCAGAATTCACCATTGCTGAAAACTTGATGCTCGACAGAAGTGACCGAAAGCCTTTTGCCAAAGGAATCAGCTTGCAGTTGGACTTCTTGAAAAAGTTTGCTCAAGAGAAGCTAAAGCAGTTTGATATCCGCGCTCAGGGAATTGATTCCACCGCGTCTCAGCTTTCCGGCGGAAACCAGCAAAAAGTTGTCTTGGCAAGAGAGCTGTCGCGCGAACTTCGTCTGTTGGTGGCCTCACAGCCAACCCGCGGTCTTGATGTTGGCTCAATCGAATTTGTGCACGAGCAAATTGTGGCGACCCGCGACGCTGGAATTCCGGTCTTGATTGTGGCCACCGAACTTGATGAGGCCACCCAACTGGGGGACCGCATCGCCGTTATGTATCGCGGAAAAGTAGTTGGCGTTGTGCCATCGAACACCTCACGGTCGGTTTTGGGTCAGATGATGGCAGGTATCAGCGCATGA
- a CDS encoding BMP family lipoprotein, whose amino-acid sequence MNKNILKGLALASVAGLTLAGCASAPAEPTVTPVDYKACMVSDEGGFDDGSFNEEAYNGLKEAIAVLGVQSAEAQSESGTDYQPNVDAMVAEGCNMIVPVGFALAAATDVASAANPSVNFAPVDTALSNPDFSTKYVDNVKPLLFDTAEAAFLAGYVAAGTSKTGKVATFGGAPYPSVTIFMDGFKQGVAHYNEVKGAKVKVLGTDGDDQSKWTMTGDFSDVAKGKTVSANFIKQGADVIMPVAGPVGLGSGQAALEAEGVYVIGVDTDWYKAPKFDEFKSLILTSVQKNMSVAIFETIKAGLEGTFKGGEDIYVGTLANKGVGISPEHEAKWGAGLADEVAALEADIVSGKIDVKSSY is encoded by the coding sequence TTGAATAAGAACATTCTTAAGGGTCTAGCACTTGCATCTGTTGCGGGTCTAACTCTTGCAGGTTGTGCATCAGCTCCAGCTGAACCAACCGTTACTCCAGTTGATTACAAGGCCTGCATGGTCTCTGACGAGGGCGGTTTCGATGACGGCTCATTCAACGAAGAGGCATACAACGGTCTTAAGGAAGCGATTGCTGTTCTAGGAGTTCAGTCAGCTGAAGCTCAGTCAGAATCAGGCACCGACTACCAGCCAAACGTTGACGCGATGGTTGCCGAAGGTTGCAACATGATCGTTCCAGTTGGTTTCGCACTTGCAGCAGCAACCGATGTTGCATCAGCAGCAAACCCTTCAGTGAACTTCGCACCAGTTGACACCGCACTTAGCAACCCTGATTTCAGCACTAAGTACGTAGACAACGTAAAGCCACTTTTGTTTGACACCGCAGAAGCTGCATTCCTTGCAGGTTACGTAGCAGCGGGAACATCAAAGACTGGCAAGGTTGCCACATTTGGTGGAGCTCCATACCCATCAGTGACCATCTTCATGGATGGCTTCAAGCAGGGAGTTGCTCACTACAACGAAGTTAAGGGTGCAAAGGTTAAGGTTCTAGGAACTGACGGCGACGACCAGTCAAAGTGGACCATGACCGGTGACTTCTCAGACGTTGCAAAGGGTAAGACCGTTTCAGCTAACTTCATCAAGCAGGGCGCTGACGTGATCATGCCTGTTGCTGGTCCAGTTGGTCTAGGTTCAGGCCAGGCAGCTCTAGAGGCTGAGGGCGTGTACGTAATCGGTGTTGACACCGACTGGTACAAGGCTCCTAAGTTCGATGAGTTCAAGTCACTGATCTTGACCTCAGTTCAGAAGAACATGAGCGTTGCAATCTTCGAAACCATCAAGGCTGGCCTAGAGGGCACCTTCAAGGGTGGCGAAGACATTTACGTTGGAACCCTAGCCAACAAGGGTGTTGGAATCTCACCAGAGCACGAAGCTAAGTGGGGCGCAGGCCTTGCTGACGAAGTTGCTGCTCTAGAGGCTGACATCGTTTCAGGCAAGATCGACGTAAAGTCTTCTTACTAA
- a CDS encoding mannose-1-phosphate guanylyltransferase: protein MTTQRDPLDRFFSIIPAGGIGSRLWPLSRASAPKFLHDLTGSGQTLLQDTWDRLTPIAGKERILVVTGKVHKSAVLEQIEDLSTDNLVLELSPKDSTAAIALAAAILMNREPDVIVGSFAADHVITEDEQFHKTVREAVLVAATGKIVTIGIEPTEPSVGFGYIKSGDELGVTGAPEARHVIKFVEKPNIAKARKYVDSGQYLWNAGMFIAPAALLLEQLAKSEPALHASIMELAAEWDTDNRKAAIEKIWPTLKKVAIDYSVAEPAAAAGLVAVIPASFSWHDVGDFAAIAELQSQGRRGNLAVLGNAKVLADSSSGILVSDTDRLIALIGVEDIIVVDTPDALLVTTKEHAQRVKSLVDALKATGHSDVL from the coding sequence ATGACTACTCAGCGAGATCCACTGGATCGATTCTTCAGCATCATCCCCGCCGGCGGTATCGGTAGCCGACTCTGGCCACTTTCTCGTGCCTCGGCCCCAAAGTTTTTACACGACCTAACTGGTTCAGGTCAGACCCTGCTGCAGGACACCTGGGATCGCTTAACCCCGATAGCCGGCAAGGAACGAATTCTCGTGGTCACCGGCAAAGTTCACAAGTCGGCCGTGCTTGAGCAGATTGAAGACCTCTCTACTGACAACCTGGTGCTGGAACTTTCACCAAAGGATTCCACCGCTGCGATCGCGCTCGCCGCAGCCATTTTGATGAACCGGGAACCAGATGTGATTGTTGGTTCCTTTGCCGCAGATCACGTAATCACAGAAGACGAGCAGTTCCACAAAACCGTGCGCGAGGCAGTTCTCGTTGCCGCCACCGGAAAAATCGTGACCATCGGAATCGAGCCCACCGAGCCATCTGTTGGTTTTGGTTATATCAAATCCGGCGATGAGCTTGGAGTTACCGGTGCGCCAGAGGCCCGCCACGTGATCAAGTTCGTTGAAAAGCCAAACATTGCCAAGGCTCGCAAGTACGTGGACTCGGGGCAGTACCTGTGGAACGCCGGTATGTTCATCGCTCCAGCCGCGCTGCTGCTTGAGCAGTTGGCTAAATCAGAGCCAGCGCTACACGCATCAATTATGGAATTAGCAGCCGAGTGGGACACCGATAACCGCAAGGCTGCAATTGAAAAGATTTGGCCAACCCTAAAGAAGGTGGCTATTGATTACTCGGTGGCCGAGCCAGCGGCAGCAGCCGGCTTAGTTGCCGTGATTCCGGCCAGTTTTTCTTGGCACGATGTAGGTGACTTCGCGGCGATTGCAGAATTGCAGTCACAGGGTCGTCGCGGCAACCTTGCCGTCTTAGGTAACGCCAAGGTATTGGCCGATAGTTCAAGCGGCATCCTGGTTTCGGATACCGATCGCCTGATCGCGCTCATCGGTGTTGAAGACATCATTGTTGTGGACACCCCGGATGCGCTGTTGGTGACCACCAAAGAGCACGCTCAGCGAGTCAAGAGTTTGGTTGATGCGTTGAAGGCCACTGGCCATTCCGACGTTCTCTGA
- the sdhC gene encoding succinate dehydrogenase, cytochrome b556 subunit — MPAGTLYRGKVGMWSWVLHRITGVAIFFFLLVHILDTSLVRLSPEAYNAVINTYKTPIIGLAELGLVAAILYHALNGLRIILIDFWRKGVKYQNVMWWVVVAIALVIFVAFAPRHLMHVFG; from the coding sequence ATGCCAGCAGGTACTTTGTACCGCGGAAAAGTAGGAATGTGGTCGTGGGTACTGCACCGTATTACCGGTGTAGCCATCTTCTTCTTTCTACTCGTTCACATTCTAGACACCTCTTTGGTGCGCCTAAGCCCAGAGGCCTATAACGCCGTCATCAACACATACAAAACACCGATAATTGGCCTCGCCGAGCTTGGCCTAGTTGCAGCGATCCTGTATCACGCCCTAAATGGCTTGCGCATTATCCTGATCGACTTCTGGCGCAAGGGCGTGAAGTACCAGAACGTAATGTGGTGGGTCGTCGTGGCGATTGCCCTCGTCATTTTTGTAGCCTTTGCCCCTCGCCACCTAATGCACGTATTCGGTTAA
- a CDS encoding succinate dehydrogenase hydrophobic membrane anchor subunit, which translates to MSVVIEQPRSPRNRNQANWEKYGWLYMRVSGALLVFLIFGHLFVNLYLGEGIKAIDFAFVGGKWSDPFWQVWDLAMLWLAMIHGTNGMRTLVNDYASKESVRKALVWSLWGICAVLVVLGTLVVFTFDPCPAGALPELLPSFCPTA; encoded by the coding sequence ATGTCAGTAGTTATCGAACAGCCTCGTTCACCTCGCAACCGCAACCAAGCCAACTGGGAAAAGTACGGCTGGTTGTACATGCGCGTTTCTGGCGCACTTTTGGTTTTCCTGATTTTCGGACACCTTTTCGTCAACCTTTACCTAGGTGAAGGCATCAAGGCAATTGATTTTGCCTTTGTGGGTGGCAAGTGGTCTGACCCGTTCTGGCAGGTCTGGGACTTGGCCATGCTTTGGCTGGCCATGATTCACGGCACCAACGGTATGCGCACCCTGGTAAATGACTATGCGTCAAAGGAATCAGTCCGCAAGGCTCTGGTTTGGTCGCTTTGGGGAATTTGTGCCGTGCTAGTTGTGCTTGGAACTCTTGTGGTCTTCACATTTGACCCATGCCCAGCAGGTGCCCTACCTGAGCTTCTACCTTCGTTCTGCCCAACTGCTTAA
- the sdhA gene encoding succinate dehydrogenase flavoprotein subunit codes for MSKPKVHHYEYDVVIVGAGGAGMRAAIEAGPHAKTAVISKLFPTRSHTGAAQGGMAAALGNVEEDSWEWHTFDTVKGGDYLVDQDAAEILAKESVQAVIDLENMGLPFNRTPDGKIDQRRFGGHTRDHGKAPVRRSCYAADRTGHMILQTLYQNCVKLGIEFYNEFYVLDLVMTKVDGEERPSAVVAYELATGELHVFQGKSIIFATGGFGKIFKTTSNAHTLTGDGVGIIWRKGLPLEDMEFYQFHPTGLAGLGILLSEAARGEGGILRNSTGERFMERYAPTIKDLAPRDMVARAMANEVREGRGAGPNKDYVLLDLTHLPPEVIDEKLPDITEFARTYLGVEPYTEPVPVFPTAHYAMGGIPTNVQAEVLRDNDTVVPGLYAAGECACVSVHGANRLGTNSLLDINVFGKRAGAAAVEYAKTAKHVPVPANAADEVISMIEKVRKSKGTEKVAVLRKELQDTMDKNAQVYRTEESLNEALDKIAELRERYENISVQDKGQRFNTDLLEAIELGFLLDLAEVLALTSRERRESRGAHLREDFLARDDEKFMVHSMAYLTDKPAKKPGDNIKVGWKPVIVTNYQPMERKY; via the coding sequence TTGAGTAAGCCAAAGGTTCATCACTACGAGTACGACGTTGTAATCGTGGGTGCGGGTGGTGCAGGAATGCGCGCGGCTATCGAAGCCGGACCACACGCAAAGACCGCAGTAATTTCCAAGCTATTCCCTACTCGCTCACACACCGGTGCGGCGCAGGGCGGTATGGCTGCCGCTCTTGGCAACGTTGAAGAAGACAGCTGGGAATGGCACACCTTTGACACCGTTAAAGGTGGCGACTACCTAGTTGATCAGGATGCAGCCGAGATTCTTGCCAAGGAATCTGTTCAGGCGGTTATTGACCTCGAGAACATGGGTCTTCCGTTCAACCGCACACCAGACGGCAAGATTGACCAGCGTCGTTTTGGTGGCCACACTCGTGACCACGGTAAGGCACCGGTTCGTCGTTCTTGCTATGCAGCAGACCGCACCGGTCACATGATTCTGCAGACCCTTTACCAGAACTGCGTAAAGCTAGGCATTGAGTTCTACAACGAGTTCTACGTTCTTGACTTGGTGATGACCAAGGTTGATGGCGAAGAGCGTCCATCGGCAGTGGTTGCCTACGAACTTGCCACCGGTGAACTGCACGTGTTCCAGGGTAAGAGCATTATTTTTGCCACCGGTGGATTCGGCAAGATTTTCAAGACCACATCAAACGCACACACGCTCACGGGTGACGGCGTTGGCATCATTTGGCGCAAGGGGCTTCCGCTTGAAGACATGGAGTTCTACCAGTTCCACCCAACCGGTCTTGCCGGTCTAGGCATCTTGCTTTCAGAAGCTGCACGTGGTGAGGGTGGAATCCTTCGCAACTCAACCGGTGAACGCTTCATGGAACGCTACGCACCAACAATCAAGGACCTAGCTCCTCGTGACATGGTTGCCCGCGCAATGGCCAACGAGGTTCGCGAGGGTCGCGGTGCAGGTCCTAACAAGGACTACGTTCTGCTAGACCTGACTCACCTACCGCCAGAAGTTATTGACGAGAAGCTGCCAGACATCACCGAGTTTGCCCGCACCTACCTAGGTGTTGAGCCTTACACAGAGCCAGTACCGGTATTCCCCACCGCGCACTACGCAATGGGTGGTATTCCAACCAACGTTCAGGCAGAGGTTCTTCGCGACAACGACACAGTTGTACCAGGCCTTTACGCCGCCGGTGAATGTGCCTGCGTATCGGTTCACGGTGCGAACCGTTTGGGCACCAACTCGCTGCTAGACATCAACGTGTTTGGTAAGCGTGCCGGTGCGGCAGCGGTTGAGTACGCCAAGACCGCAAAGCACGTTCCGGTTCCGGCCAACGCCGCCGACGAAGTCATTTCAATGATTGAGAAGGTTCGCAAGTCAAAGGGCACTGAGAAGGTTGCCGTGCTTCGCAAAGAACTTCAGGACACCATGGACAAAAATGCACAGGTGTACCGCACTGAGGAATCACTCAACGAGGCACTTGACAAAATTGCCGAGCTTCGCGAGCGCTACGAGAACATCAGCGTTCAAGACAAGGGTCAGCGCTTCAACACCGATCTACTTGAGGCCATTGAACTTGGCTTCTTGCTAGACCTTGCTGAGGTACTTGCACTCACTTCACGTGAGCGTCGCGAAAGCCGTGGAGCTCACCTTCGCGAAGACTTCCTTGCTCGCGACGATGAGAAGTTCATGGTCCACTCAATGGCCTACCTAACTGATAAGCCAGCCAAGAAACCTGGCGACAACATTAAGGTTGGCTGGAAGCCAGTCATTGTTACCAACTACCAGCCGATGGAGCGTAAATACTAA
- a CDS encoding succinate dehydrogenase iron-sulfur subunit, with protein sequence MATAVATKGNEFEQMGAIPTFQVTLFVRRFNPEDGQEARWEDFDVQVHGTDRVLDALHKIKWEMDGSLTFRRSCAHGVCGSDAMRINGRNRLACKTLIKDLDITQPIYVEPIKGLAVEKDLVVDMNPFYQAYKDINPFLIASDKPEKERLQSAEQHSKFEDTTKCILCAACTTSCPVFWTDGQYFGPAAIVNAHRFIFDSRDEGSELRLDILNDKEGVWRCRTTFNCTDACPRGIEVTKAIAEVKQAILRGKA encoded by the coding sequence ATGGCAACTGCAGTAGCTACTAAAGGAAACGAATTCGAACAAATGGGTGCCATCCCAACCTTCCAGGTCACCCTCTTTGTGCGTCGCTTCAATCCAGAAGACGGCCAAGAGGCTCGTTGGGAAGACTTTGACGTTCAGGTTCACGGCACCGACCGCGTTCTTGACGCCCTACACAAGATCAAGTGGGAGATGGACGGTTCGCTAACCTTCCGTCGTTCATGTGCTCACGGAGTTTGTGGTTCAGATGCAATGCGTATCAACGGCCGCAACCGCTTGGCATGTAAGACCCTGATCAAGGACCTTGACATCACTCAGCCAATTTACGTGGAGCCAATCAAGGGTCTTGCGGTTGAGAAGGATCTTGTCGTTGACATGAACCCGTTCTACCAGGCCTACAAAGACATCAACCCGTTCCTAATCGCAAGCGACAAGCCAGAGAAGGAACGCCTGCAGTCAGCAGAGCAGCACTCAAAGTTTGAAGACACCACCAAGTGCATTCTTTGTGCTGCGTGTACTACTTCTTGCCCAGTGTTCTGGACAGACGGTCAGTACTTTGGTCCGGCGGCAATTGTGAACGCACACCGCTTCATCTTTGACTCTCGCGATGAGGGCTCCGAGCTTCGCCTAGACATCTTGAATGACAAAGAGGGTGTGTGGCGCTGCCGCACCACCTTCAACTGCACCGATGCCTGCCCTCGTGGAATTGAAGTCACCAAGGCAATCGCCGAAGTGAAGCAGGCCATCCTAAGAGGCAAGGCCTAA
- a CDS encoding Rieske (2Fe-2S) protein: protein MISRRGLLVAFAAGTAAIGLTGLSEVAANAAKTYTVCKTSAVPVRGGKTFSVGGKKILITQPKKGTFKAFVAVCTHQGSPLDGKENIKNNEIVCPLHFARFDTTTGAAKPGSQASIPLGKVSVTVAAGNVRVKF, encoded by the coding sequence ATGATTAGCCGACGCGGCCTGCTAGTTGCTTTTGCAGCTGGCACGGCCGCGATTGGTTTAACCGGGCTAAGTGAGGTTGCAGCCAACGCGGCAAAGACTTACACCGTTTGCAAGACAAGCGCTGTTCCAGTTAGGGGCGGCAAGACCTTTTCTGTTGGTGGCAAAAAGATTTTGATCACCCAGCCTAAAAAGGGAACCTTCAAGGCGTTCGTGGCAGTTTGTACCCACCAGGGAAGTCCACTGGATGGTAAAGAAAACATCAAAAACAACGAAATCGTTTGCCCCTTGCACTTCGCTCGATTCGACACAACTACTGGCGCTGCGAAACCAGGATCCCAAGCATCAATCCCGTTAGGTAAAGTCTCCGTGACCGTTGCTGCTGGCAACGTGCGCGTAAAGTTCTAG
- a CDS encoding exodeoxyribonuclease III — protein MPLKVATINVNGIRAAFKNGMADWLKQNPEIDVLALQEVRAETKDLVDLFEANPPIDAKGKPGKWFFSHDAASAKGRAGVAIVSKTEPIAVRTTLGPDSFDSAGRWLEADFKVGSKVVTVISTYVHSGEVDTPKQVEKYKFLKAMQERMAELIAAGGFAVVVGDLNVGHTELDIKNWKGNLKNAGFLPEERAYFDTFMNAQGWVDIGRAAHPGEPGPYTWWSYRGKAFDTDAGWRIDYHLATPKLAAKSSNYKVHRAASYDTRWTDHSPVVVDYAV, from the coding sequence ATGCCTCTAAAAGTAGCCACCATCAATGTCAATGGAATCCGCGCAGCATTCAAAAACGGAATGGCCGATTGGCTAAAACAAAACCCTGAGATTGATGTCTTGGCATTGCAAGAGGTTCGGGCCGAAACCAAAGACTTGGTTGATCTATTTGAGGCCAATCCCCCAATCGATGCCAAGGGCAAACCAGGCAAGTGGTTTTTCTCACACGATGCGGCGAGCGCCAAGGGCCGTGCCGGTGTGGCTATTGTTAGCAAGACTGAGCCGATTGCGGTGCGCACCACACTTGGACCAGACAGTTTTGATTCTGCCGGTCGCTGGCTAGAGGCCGACTTCAAGGTCGGCAGCAAAGTTGTAACCGTGATCAGCACCTATGTGCACTCGGGTGAAGTTGATACCCCTAAGCAAGTTGAGAAGTACAAGTTCCTGAAGGCAATGCAAGAGCGCATGGCCGAGCTAATTGCAGCTGGAGGTTTTGCGGTTGTGGTTGGCGATCTAAACGTTGGTCACACAGAACTGGATATCAAAAACTGGAAGGGCAACCTCAAGAACGCTGGCTTCTTGCCGGAAGAGCGCGCTTACTTTGACACCTTTATGAATGCCCAGGGCTGGGTTGACATCGGCCGTGCCGCTCACCCCGGTGAGCCTGGCCCTTACACCTGGTGGTCATATAGAGGTAAGGCCTTTGACACCGATGCCGGCTGGCGAATTGACTATCACCTTGCCACACCAAAGCTTGCCGCCAAGTCCAGCAACTACAAGGTGCACCGCGCTGCTAGCTACGACACCCGATGGACCGACCACTCCCCCGTGGTGGTTGACTATGCCGTTTAA
- the trpS gene encoding tryptophan--tRNA ligase, whose amino-acid sequence MTKPNLLSGMQPSAGSLHLGNYLGALVNWTKMQDDYNAFYCVVDLHAITVPQDPKELRQNTRITAAQYLAAGIDENKSALFVQSHVPAHAQLAWVLMTLTGFGEAGRMTQFKDKSQKAGADSTSVGLFTYPVLQAADILLYQPKAVPVGEDQRQHIELTRDLATRFNSRFGETFVIPEGVILKETAKIYDLQNPEAKMSKSGDPKGLVNIMDESAVIVKKIKSAVTDTDAAIRFDREAKPGVSNLLGIHSAISGQSIDALVAHFDGKGYGDLKGEVAEVVLAEIEPIRDRANELLADPAELDRLLAKGAAKANEQAEKTLATVYERVGFIPAAR is encoded by the coding sequence ATGACAAAGCCAAACCTGCTCTCTGGAATGCAGCCTTCTGCTGGTTCCCTTCACCTTGGAAACTACCTAGGTGCTTTGGTCAACTGGACCAAGATGCAGGATGACTACAACGCCTTCTACTGCGTGGTTGATCTACACGCCATCACCGTTCCGCAGGATCCAAAAGAACTTCGTCAGAACACTCGAATCACCGCTGCGCAATATTTGGCTGCGGGTATTGACGAGAATAAGTCGGCGCTATTTGTGCAATCACATGTTCCGGCGCACGCGCAACTTGCCTGGGTGCTGATGACCCTTACCGGTTTTGGTGAGGCAGGTCGCATGACTCAGTTCAAAGACAAGTCGCAAAAGGCTGGCGCCGATTCAACATCGGTTGGTCTATTTACTTACCCGGTGTTGCAGGCTGCCGACATTCTTTTGTACCAACCAAAGGCCGTTCCGGTTGGCGAAGACCAGCGTCAGCACATTGAACTAACTCGCGATTTGGCCACTCGTTTCAACTCACGCTTTGGCGAGACTTTTGTAATTCCAGAAGGTGTAATTCTCAAAGAGACCGCCAAGATTTACGACCTGCAAAACCCAGAGGCAAAAATGTCAAAGTCTGGTGACCCTAAGGGCTTGGTCAACATCATGGATGAATCTGCCGTGATCGTAAAGAAAATCAAGAGCGCGGTTACAGACACCGATGCCGCCATTCGTTTTGATCGCGAGGCTAAGCCGGGAGTTTCAAACTTGCTTGGTATTCACTCGGCTATATCGGGTCAGTCAATTGATGCCCTGGTTGCTCACTTTGATGGCAAGGGCTACGGCGATCTAAAGGGTGAGGTGGCCGAGGTGGTTTTGGCCGAGATTGAGCCAATTCGTGACCGAGCCAATGAACTACTGGCCGACCCGGCCGAGCTGGATCGCCTACTGGCAAAGGGCGCAGCCAAGGCAAACGAACAGGCTGAGAAGACTCTGGCAACCGTATACGAGCGGGTTGGCTTCATCCCTGCTGCCCGCTAG